Genomic segment of Novipirellula galeiformis:
GACCGCACCGCAACGTCCAAGTATTTCGAAGTCGAGATAGGGCCCAATTTTCAATTCCGTCGCCGAATCCTGTCCCTCTTGTGAGAGCAGGTCAAGAATCTCGCCTAAAGGGATGTCCACGGCGGCCAAGTACAATGGCACCTCAGGGGATCCATCCTTCTCGTTCAACATCACCGTCCCCACCTGCCGGATACCGTCGTCAGGCCGCTGCCCGTTGCGGGGCAAATTCAGATCCATATCCGCAATCGCCTCTCCGCGTCCCACGCGACTTTTTCCCGCAAAACGAGTCAGACGCACCGTCAGCATGGGATCTTTCTTAGGATCAGGATCAACGGCAAACAACACCCACGCACGGTGATAGAACCGTTGGGGAACACTCACGATCTGCGATTCAGGCATCCCGTCAAAACTCGTGCGAGAATAGTAATCATCGCACTCAAGCGCCCAGCTTCCACGCATTTGTTTGGCTTCCGCGATGTCGCCACTGTGGGCACCATCGGAGACGATCATCGGGATGCCGGCAACGAGTTGCCCGCCAGGCCGTAACGAGCCCGTCGCATTTTGCATGGCATCGGAGTTCGCGACACGTCCATACTCTAACGGTAAAAAACGATCGTTCTCCAGCGTGGAAAAGAACTCCCGGTCTTTCACGAGGGCGTCATCGCCACCGGCGAAGCTCACCCGTTTGAGCCCGCCAGAACATGCGATGCTGCCCGCGTATTTTCCATCCAACCAGACCGCAAGACCATCACTTACAGGCCGGATTTCGATGTGTACCTCACGCTCGGATGCAACCGCCACTTTCTCCCAAGCCTTGAGCCGACTAGCGATCTGCTCGTCGGTGTAGCGAATGATCCGCGGATGGACGTGATACAGCAAGTTGACCGCGCCCCGAAACCTCAAGACGCTGTTCTCAATGCTGTACTCGCTTCCATATTCTTTATTGGGATTGGAGCCTCGCTGACTGACCGTCTCGATCTGGATCGTATGGCTTGATTCATCTCCAGCCAGTATCGTAATCGCCAGCGGCGTCTTCGCCCCGACCTGGAATGTGGCACCATAGGACAACGGCACATCGCGTTTGCGGTTGACGGGAAAATCATCCTGAACCGCCAACGAGGCCGCGGAAACGCCGCCCCCCAGAGCCCCAATCAACACCAAGGCAATCATCAGTCGCATCTTATTTCCTGATTCTATATCGCGAGCATCTATCCAATTTCATCCGCCCATCCAAACACGTTGAAACGGATATCATGTCTCCCAGAATACCAATGGACAGATTGTATTGGTAACCGTTCACCGATTCTTGTGCTAGAAATGACACAAACCACCGCTGCATAAGCTTTTTGCCAAAATGATCGTTGCGCAGGCGTCCCGCTCGTAGATGAATCAAAGCGTCAGGAGCCGTAAAGGCAGATTAGGCAGTTAGTCAGGACTTGGACAAAACAAAGGTGCACAGACAATCGAGCGAACCGATCACGAAGACGAAGAACGGGCGCATTTTTTCAAGACCGCTTCCATGCGACTCGGATTGTCGACGAGGCGTCGACGGATACGAGCAAACGACCATGCCGTTGGCCCTACAATTCATGGGGGTAAGCAGGGAGGCAGGCATGATTGGGTGAAATCCCCTTAGCCGCTTGGGCGTTACCCCCGGTTCGGTTGAATTGCTTGAACCGTGGCTAACGCCAAAACGGCTAATCTACTGAAAGACTCCTGCCTACCTGCTTAGCTTGGCCCCAGACCTTTGGGCTGGGGACTACGCTTAAGGTTCCTGGAACCTTTGTTTCGTCGGCAAACAAACCGCAGTGCTGGCCGACGACGCCAATGCAAACGTTGTACGTTTCGCCATTGTCGCTGAGTCCAGCCTTACCGAACACGCTACTCCGCTACCAGCGCCCGTTTAGATCATCAATTCCGAAGCGACACTTCCACATCTCAACAACGACCGAGGCAAACCCGTGACCGATGAACCAACAAACGAACCGCACATGGCGATTAAGGTCGTGATGATGCCGAGAGACACCAACCCACACGGAACGATTTTCGGTGGCGTGATTCTCAGCTACATCGATCAAGCCGGAGCTGTGGGTGCGTACTACGAAATCAGAAAGGCTGGTTACGAAAGAAAGCCTATTGTCACGGTAGGCATGAAAAGTGTCGAGTTTCACCGACCTGTTTTTGTCGGCGACGTGCTGAGCTTTTGGACTACGGTGGTTCACGTGGGAAAAACATCAATCACGATGCACGTTGACGTTGAATCGGAGCGAAATGGGCAAGTTGAGAAACTCACCGAAGCGGAGGTCACTTACGTTGCGATTGAATCAACGGGCGAGGAACGCCGCCCCGTGCAAATCAAGGACAATTAGCATACTTCCAATCAAGCACAAGCTCATGCACGGCGAGGTGGAACTTTCCTTTACTTGCGGTCGATGATGGCTCTTGGACTCTGGAACCTTTGTTATGTCCGTCTGAACATGCGCTGTTCGCCGCAAGCAGAAATGAACGAACAGGAGGGAACGGAGAGAACAGAGAAAAGACTGACCAGCGTCTCCGTTTACTCTGAGACCTCCTGTTCAATCCGAACGCGTTGATCGTCTTGGACGACAAAAAGATGTCAACGGGGACAGAGTATCTTGATGCCAATCTGTTTTTACCGCATCAATGCGGGTCGCCGGACAGGCAGGTTAGAAAATAGAAGGTTAGAAGATGTCGGGAACGGATATCGGCCAACAAATAGGCGAGCGTTCGGAAGAACTAGCGGCGTTTTGATCAAACAGGACAGACGAGAACGGCCCTGTGTCTCTGTTTACTCTGCGACCTCCTGTTCAATCCGACCGCGCCGATCGTCTTGGTCGACAAAAAGATGTCTGGCAAAAAAATGAAGATTAGATCTGGGGAAATCACGACGCCGAACTCTTTCCCCACGTCACGCATCTTTTTGCCCCAAATGTTTTTGTCGGCAATGTAGTGGAGTAAAAGTCTCAACGGCGCAAGATTTGTCCGCGCACGTTCAAGCATGCGATGTTCGCCGCAAGCAGAAATGAACGAACAGGAGGGAACGGAGAGAACAGAGAAAAGACTGACCAGCGTCTCCGTTTACTCTGCGACCTCCTGTTTAATCCGACCGCGCCGATCGACTTGGTCGACAAAAAGATCTCTGGCAAAAAAATGAAGATTAGATCCGGGGAAATCACGACGCCGAACTCTTTCCCCACGTTACACGTCTTTTTGCCCCACATGTTTTTGCCGGCAATGTAGTGGAGAAAAAGTCTCAACGGCGCAAGTTTTGTCCGCGCACGCTCCAGCATGGACTGCTCGCCGCAAGAAGAAATAATCCGACAGGAGGGAACGGAGAGAACAGAGCAGAACTGACCATTGCCTCCGTGTCCTCTGTGCCCTCCTGTTTAATCCGACCGCGCCGATCGACTTGGTCGACAAAAAGATCTCTGGCAAAAAAATGAAGAATAGCTCCAGGCAATCACGACGCCGAGCTTTTCCCCACGTCACGCATTTTTTTGCCGGCAATCTAGTTGAGAAAAAGTCTCGACAGCGCGTCGCCCGATTCACAACGACCGCGCAGATTAGTCGCCGTGATTCGACCGCGTAATTTCTTCCATACCAGAACGGTTATGTTTACCGGGTCGCGGCAATCAGAATTGATTTCAAAAGCCCCGCGACTCCCCGTGCAACATTCTGTTGTGCGGCTATTTGGGGCGAGTTTGTGATTTTCCCCAGTCCGTCAACCGTTCAAGATATAGATACGATTCAACGAATTCACGATGTTCTTTATCGCTCATTTTTTCAAGCAGCTCAAGCGCGGAGATGTAGCTGGCAAGGTTGCCATTAGATGAAAGAAATTTCCCATCCTCCACGAAACTGATTGTCTGGTCATCTTGAACCTCTAACGCGGGGTACTTCTCTTTGAGTTCCTTGCCGCCACCGATATACGTCACAATCTTGTGACCGTCTGCAATTCCTGATTCGCCAATCAATTGAGAACCCGCACAATTGCTCATCGTGAATTCAGAATTGACGTTTTGTTTTTTGATAAAACGGACGATCTCGCCATTGCGGACAGTTTCAGTCATGTCATAGGCGCTCGGCACAACCAATACCGTAAGTTTTGGGCAATCAGCAAACGTGAAGTCGGGAAGCACCCGTAAACCGCTTTCGGTAGCAACCGGCTGCAATGTCTCCGCAACGGTAACGACATTGAACAATCTGGTACCGTTTTCCCGCGGCTTAGAAAAGACATCGATTGGTGCGGTGACCTCAGTCATTAAGACGTCATCAAACAGAATGACTCCAATTGTCGGTAGATTTTCATCAAACGTCTTTCGGCGCGTATCCAAGTTAATTACGCAAGTTTCGCCTGGCACGGATGTGGACGCGTCTTGTGCCGGTGGAGCTGCGTTTGCGGCCGGTTGCACCTCGTGCGATTCGCAGCCCGAAGCGACAATGATTAGCGGAATCAAAAGGATGGCGATTGTTTTCATGGTTGATCCAGTATGCGTTTCTTTGCCGCAGAACGTTTGCTGGTCACCGAGTCGGAACGGTGGACGTCGTGAAGGACGCGCAAAGTCGCAGATCGTGCTCCGTTGCACGACATGGAGATCCGTCATCGGGTAAGAGCGTTTGCGAACAGGCGACCCAACGGTCGGTTAACCATTGGAATCAGGGTTCGTCGAGGCGTGGCGGCGTGACAGAATATAAACGATCAAACCGAAAACAGCGAGTACGACAATCACGCCGAGATCAGGCGGAACGCCAAGGAAACGAAACATTGTGTATGGAATCAGAAGTTCGGCGACAATCAGGAATGTGATGTACGCAACACCGTCAATGACAATGCGGATTGGATTGTCGGCGCCCAGCTCGAAGTCGCCTGGGCCGGTCTCTGAACCAGGCCGAGGTGTATGGCAATTAGTACAGACGTTGTAACCGAGTTCGGTTTCGGCGCTACAAGACGGACAAACCCATGGCATCGTGTTAGCCGTCAAGTTGGAGGTAGTTCAGTCGGATCAAGAATCCATCAAGTCCGTGGCTTGAGGCGAGTCGGCTGGATTGCCCTGCTGACCAGACCGTGATCGTGTTCTTGCGAACCGTCACCATTCAGTTTGTTCTTCAAAACCACTGACACCTCAAACCACCGATACGCCCATGATGATCCTTTCGATGGATCTGGGCAAGTTCAACACCGTCTGCTGCCTCTACGATACCCGAAATCGCAAGTACCGATTCGAAACCATCGCCACCAAACGATCGTACGTCAATCACCTCCTGGACTCCCTCCAAGCCGACATGCTCGTCATGGAAGTCTGCAGCCCGAGCGGTAGATGATCCATCGCCAAAATGCGTTTTCGAGTACTATCAGTGCATTCGATGGTTCCCCGCTACGCTAGAGCCTGACATAGTGTTTCCACACGATGTGTGTCTTGGTCTCGCCATCGCCTCGTGACACGATCAACGTAGTCGAAGTCTTTGCAGTATTGACAAGGATCGTATGGAGCGAAAATGGGCGGCCCTCGGAGTCGTCTGATACTAGCACGGATCGACCGCCTTTGAGTCCTGCTTTTGTCTGGTCGTCCGCGTTTTTGTCCGGCGCCAGTTTTGCCTCGTAGAAGGCGATCACCTTTTCGACGGAGTCGTCCGTTGTCATTGTGGTCTTACAGACAAACGATTGAACCGCACGTTTGCCATCACTGTCAACGGTGGCGGCATCCGACATCTCAGCGCCGTGCAGTTTAGATTTGGGATAGTTCCATTGTGAGATCGTCCCCATCAACGTGACCGGCTCGTCGCCTCCGGCCGTGTGGGGCGTTAAAGACACACAAGCAATGGAAAGTAGGATCGCGGCAACCAAGCGCATTGCATCGGCTTTCGTTTTGAAGTGGTTGGACAGATGCGATGTGAGTCTTTAAAGCTCGATTTCAGCCGGGGAACAGTGCGCGTCACCGGCAACGCGAAGAAACGCTTCTAACAGCCAAAACGCTCGGCTCTCCGGCGATTGCGATGATTACGCCTCTTTCGGTGGCTCGATCCAAAGCTGCAACTCAGCCGACCCCGACTTTGTGCTGTTCCCATCTCGCACGCGGGCTAACGGAAATTTGCGTTTCGGCTCGCCAAGTTCAGGTTCAAAAAGGCCTGCGAAATAGGTCGTCATCGTGTGAAAGGCCAACAATTCACCAGCGTTTTGGATCGGGAGTTGGCCAGTCCGTCCATGATTTGTCCAGCGGATGATCGGCTCGCCGTCGGCATCCTTCAGCAACGTCAATGTCAGGATGGACAGTCCGGGTGCAAGTGCTATTTCGGTCTCCGATGCATTCCCCCCCTCGACATCATTCGAGTCAACAATCCGAATCCGGTAACCCTCGGCAGGAACAAACACGCGCCACTTCATCTCGAGTTCGTCGCGTGCCAGTGAGCCAGGGCCTGGTGCAGAAAGGAACAGAGCGTTTACCGATGCCCCGTTTGCCGGACGGTCATGGCGGAACACATCAATCTCGGCTAATTCGTCTGTAACACGGGACAACTGCCACGATGTTCGAATATGGGAACCGATTGCCGCAACGAGCACTACCACGAGAACGCATTCGAATGCGGTTGGCCGACGAGGGGCGAACTTGAATTTCATGAGTCACTCTCGATTGATGATGAACGAGTGGCGTTATGGTACCCGTCACCGAGAACGGACGTTTGATTTGCCACTTCAAAAAACTCGCAAGCCATCCTTCGTGTGCACGGCATGGTGACACGTCGATGCCATTATCTACGCATAAGTCGTGACCTGCAAGTCTGAGCTAAGATTAGACCAAGTGAGCCTGGACAACGCTCGCGCCGGAGCCTTCGATAATGCCCTTGTGTTGGCAGTAGTCAGATGCAAGCCAAACCACGAAGTCGTTTGCTCCCTTACTTGCGTTGCATGAATTGCAACGCAACGCGATATTCTCCAGCGTAATGATGCTAGCGTCATTTTCGATGTGCTCTCAAGTCGCGACACGTTTTCGTGAACCGTCATTCGAGTCCGATTCCAGGAATGCGCCCCTGCAATAAACGCACGTCTGATCACGTTCGCGAATTGCCGCCTCCATTTCAGGAGGGATTCCCCAGTGGTTCATTATTTGTTCGCGTTATGGTTACGATCACCGAAGACGGGACGATGGACGTTATCGTGGCCGAATCTGACGCAATCCCTGGATTCAGTGCACGAATCGTTACTCGGCATGTTCACATGCCCACCGCGAATGACGTTCCTCGACAACCGACCTAAGTCTAACGCAACTCGATCAGGACGGTCGTACAGGCTGCGGTTCCGGACAGCTTTGACAGCGCAATATTGGCGTTGATTCGCGGGCAGACCTTCGGACGCATGCGTTGTCCGCGAATCACCCCCATCAGCGCGAACCATCCATCGCGCGTTCTAGTACGAGGAACGGCAGGCATCACCGATGCACGATCATAAAGACGACCATCGCCTAACGCGTTTTCGAGTCCTCCGTGTGGATGCCATGGTTCGCCGCAATCTGCAGCGGACTCATGCCGTCCATCGTGGTTTATATTGACCAGCGTCATTCCGATCGCATCGATCACCATCAAACCAAACGGCGGAAGCCGGAAACGTAGGAAGATGGAGAACACGACGTTCGGCGGATATTGAAAGGCAACGGCAAGTCATCAACCGCCCACGCAAAAACCTGCGTTGCGATTTTTGATGGTCATGGCACGAGGACATGTGCAAGAAACATGGCGGCGGAATACGTGAGGCGCGGGAATGTCACGCCAGCGGTAGTGGCGATCAAGCTGGCCCCGTATATGACGTAGTTAGCAAATGGCCGATCGGAGACGTCGTAAAAACAGTTGATGAGTGTAAGGGTCAGTAATCCGATTACGAATCCTGCGAATCCGCAAACAGCACCGCTCAGGATACGGTGCCGCAGCCTTGGAGGATCCGTGTCGTCTTGCATTTGAAAGCGGTAGCCTTGCTCGGCGATCGATTTGGGTTAACCAGGTTGTGCCGCCCTCGATGATCCATTCCTATACCGTCATAGCGGCAACGTTGGTTC
This window contains:
- a CDS encoding DJ-1/PfpI family protein is translated as MKTIAILLIPLIIVASGCESHEVQPAANAAPPAQDASTSVPGETCVINLDTRRKTFDENLPTIGVILFDDVLMTEVTAPIDVFSKPRENGTRLFNVVTVAETLQPVATESGLRVLPDFTFADCPKLTVLVVPSAYDMTETVRNGEIVRFIKKQNVNSEFTMSNCAGSQLIGESGIADGHKIVTYIGGGKELKEKYPALEVQDDQTISFVEDGKFLSSNGNLASYISALELLEKMSDKEHREFVESYLYLERLTDWGKSQTRPK
- a CDS encoding acyl-CoA thioesterase: MTDEPTNEPHMAIKVVMMPRDTNPHGTIFGGVILSYIDQAGAVGAYYEIRKAGYERKPIVTVGMKSVEFHRPVFVGDVLSFWTTVVHVGKTSITMHVDVESERNGQVEKLTEAEVTYVAIESTGEERRPVQIKDN